Proteins from one Ipomoea triloba cultivar NCNSP0323 chromosome 1, ASM357664v1 genomic window:
- the LOC116029512 gene encoding probable choline kinase 3 — MMEFKKIRLNGSRIEELQKLLSFLASNWGDVLDVNSLKVVHLSGAMTNLVYKISWPTKKENVCRMVLLRVYGEGVEILFSRDDEIRTFEYVSKQGFGPQLLGQFPWGRVEEFIDVRTLSASDLRDPEISSLIAMKLREFHNIGMPCPTKAGLWDRLRDWLGKAKTLCSAEDIKEFRLNDLEKEIETLEKELSRDSQMIGFCHNDLQYGNMMFDEKTRSITIIDYEYASYNPIAYDFANHFCEMTADYHTETPHVLDYTKYPGVEERRRFVHSYLSSAGHEPRDSEVKQLVDDAEKYILPNHLFWGLWGIISGYVNSIDFDYKEYARQRFCQYWLKKPEFII; from the exons ATGATGGAATTCAAGAAAATTAGACTTAATGGAAGTAGAATTGAGGAATTACAAAAGCTACTATCATTCCTGGCTTCAAATTGGGGAGATGTCTTGGATGTAAATAGCTTGAAGGTTGTCCATTTGAGTGGAGCAATGACTAATCTGGTGTATAAAATAAGCTGGCCTAcaaagaaggaaaatgtttgCAGGATGGTTTTGCTTCGGGTTTATGGTGAAGGAGTTGAGATTTTATTTAGTAGGGATGATGAAATTCGGACCTTTGAATATGTCTCGAAGCAAGGTTTTGGACCTCAGCTTCTCGGGCAATTTCCTTGGGGACGAGTGGAAGAGTTTATTGATGTCAGG ACATTGTCAGCCAGTGACCTCCGAGATCCAGAAATCTCTTCTTTGATAGCAATGAAATTGAGAGAGTTTCATAACATTGGGATGCCTTGTCCAACGAAAGCTGGTCTTTGGGATAGGTTAAG GGACTGGCTAGGCAAGGCCAAAACCTTGTGCTCTGCAGAAGACATAAAGGAATTTAGGTTGAATGATTTAGAAAAGGAAATTGAAACATTAGAGAAGGAACTTTCAAGGGATTCACAAATGATTGGCTTCTGTCACAATGACTTGCAATATGGAAATATGATGTTTGATGAGAAGACAAGAAGCATAACCATAATT GACTATGAGTATGCTAGTTACAATCCAATTGCTTATGACTTTGCAAACCACTTCTGTGAAATGACAGCTGATTATCACACTGAAACCCCACATGTTTTGGACTACACAAAGTACCCTG GTGTAGAGGAGCGCCGTAGATTTGTACACTCGTATCTTAGTTCTGCAG GCCATGAGCCAAGAGACTCGGAAGTCAAACAGCTAGTTGATGATGCGGAAAAATACATCCTTCCAAATCATTTGTTCTGGGGATTATGGGGAATCATCTCG GGATACGTGAACAGTATTGACTTTGATTACAAGGAATATGCTAGACAAAGGTTTTGTCAATATTGGCTGAAGAAACCCGAATTCATCATCTGA
- the LOC116029499 gene encoding lysine-specific demethylase JMJ25-like isoform X2, which translates to MEESEGQLRRCCSNEAMAEIGDLTPSLTKSRPADGEEIGITDAKGAGDSVGGETKTNGVLVNENVSVRSEERVGISIDIVISEENGKMDSLSEEGDLGRENAEVNAVGESGGGATLEQKKPNRKRGRPPKKGKEQKQPCKRGRPAKNCNRAEEGGDPNESNCAEPMLECGKEDIETGIMGDEKEDPLSSDKDKGNRSARRKSSQIAIEKMGKLKEQMVEWEEAEKYGRRRKNRKIEVVEGSQDEGSGEVGARTLRQRKAKNEDAVSKPRIRKDEDGNEIESNMCHQCQRNDKGRVVRCTNCRTKRYCVPCMTRWYPGMSEEAFAEKCPVCLQNCNCKACLRLEGPIRELKEKKFEVSKEEQDQYSKYILQVLLPFLRQFKAEQIMEKEIEAKIQGVAFSELKLKKAKCAENERMYCDNCKTSIFDFHRSCSNCSYDLCLTCSQELRSGHLKWNKEVVMQYVDKGLAYMHGEISRTNERKKSKRFVETNSVDFAQKSCDNDNTLDPSKSSSGFCHTWKSEESGRIPCPPENMGGCNGGALELKHLLGQNYISSLLAKAEEVMKKTKLDDMPECSQQWCSCLNTIDENDVDKSKVRKAASRVDSHDNYLYCPAAKDIQHEDLKHFRWHWLKGEPVIVSNVLETTSGLSWEPLVMWRACRQTKNLNHPLLLDVIAINCLDWCEVDVNLHRFFNEYMKLQFDSNGWPIILKLKDWPPSDLFEERLPRHGAEFENCLPFKAYTDPRNGYLNLAVKLPKESLKPDMGPKTYIAYGVHQELGRGDSVTKLHCDMSDAVNVLTHAHGTILEPEQLSAIKELKMKHAIQDQKELLKPDELEKSENGIQKLNEESSQKRKRGRPVRNKNGTQKGGNPKGNDCTEFEDSDGGALPVKNNNGTQNGGDPKGNDCAEFEESDGGALWDIFRREDVPKLEEYLRKHFEEFRHIYCCQVPGVVHPIHDQSFYLTVEHKKKLKEEYGVEPWTFVQNLGDAVFIPAGCPHQVRNLKSCIKVAVDFVSPENVSECVRLTEVFRTLPPNHRAKEDKLEVKKMTIHAVKNAVEVLTGPKKCVKNSEKPMNESETS; encoded by the exons ATGGAGGAATCTGAAGGCCAGCTGAGGCGGTGCTGTTCGAACGAGGCGATGGCGGAGATCGGAGATTTGACGCCGTCGTTGACGAAGAGTCGGCCGGCGGATGGTGAGGAAATCGGTATTACTGATGCGAAGGGGGCCGGCGATTCAGTGGGCGGTGAAACGAAAACGAACGGCGTTTTAGTGAACGAGAATGTTAGTGTTAGGAGCGAAGAGAGGGTAGGTATCTCGATTGATATAGTGATCAGTGAGGAGAATGGTAAGATGGATTCTCTCTCGGAGGAGGGAGATTTGGGGAGGGAGAATGCGGAGGTAAATGCAGTGGGGGAAAGCGGCGGAGGCGCTACCTTGGAGCAGAAGAAACCAAATCGTAAGAGAGGAAGACCACCAAAGAAGGGAAAGGAGCAGAAGCAGCCCTGTAAAAGAGGAAGGCCTGCGAAGAATTGTAATAGAGCCGAGGAGGGAGGGGATCCCAATGAAAGTAATTGTGCCGAGCCAATGCTGGAGTGTGGAAAAGAAGATATTGAAACTGGAATTATGGGGGATGAAAAAGAAGATCCGTTAAGTTCTGACAAGGATAAGGGCAATCGGAGTGCAAGGAGGAAATCAAGTCAGATAGCAATCGAGAAGATGGGGAAACTTAAGGAGCAAATGGTGGAGTGGGAAGAAGCAGAAAAATATGGGAGAAGGAGGAAAAATAGAAAGATAGAGGTGGTTGAGGGTTCACAGGATGAGGGAAGTGGTGAAGTGGGTGCGCGCACCCTTCGACAGAGGAAAGCTAAGAATGAGGATGCTGTATCTAAGCCAAGGATCAGGAAGGATGAAGAT GGGAATGAGATTGAATCAAATATGTGCCACCAATGCCAGAGGAATGACAAAGGAAGAGTTGTTCGTTGTACAAACTGCAGGACAAAGAGATATTGTGTGCCTTGCATGACCAGATG GTATCCTGGTATGTCAGAGGAGGCTTTTGCAGAAAAGTGCCCTGTTTGTCTCCAAAACTGCAACTGCAAAGCATGCTTGCGGTTGGAAGGGCCTATACGT gaattgaaagaaaaaaaatttgaagtcAGCAAAGAGGAGCAGGATCAGTACTCTAAGTATATCTTGCAAGTGCTTCTACCTTTCTTGAGACAATTCAAAGCAGAGCAAATAATGGAGAAGGAGATTGAAGCAAAGATTCAAG GAGTTGCCTTTTCTGAATTAAAGCTGAAAAAAGCAAAGTGCGCAGAGAACGAAAGGATGTACTG TGACAACTGCAAAACATCAATTTTTGATTTTCACAGAAGCTGCTCAAACTGTTCCTATGATCTATGCCTTACTTGTTCCCAAGAGCTTAGGAGTGGCCATTTGAAGTGGAATAAAGAAGTCGTTATGCAATATGTTGATAAAGGTCTAGCTTATATGCATGGTGAAATCAGTAGAACtaatgagagaaaaaagagCAAGAGATTTGTAGAGACTAATTCTGTTGATTTTGCTCAAAAATCCTGCGACAATGATAACACACTTGATCCATCAAAGAGCTCTAGTGGTTTCTGTCATACATGGAAATCTGAAGAAAGTGGTAGAATTCCTTGTCCACCGGAGAACATGGGTGGTTGTAATGGGGGAGCTTTAGAACTAAAACACTTACTTGGGCAGAATTATATTTCTAGCTTGCTAGCAAAAGCAGAAGAAGTAATGAAGAAAACCAAATTAGATGATATGCCAGAGTGTTCTCAGCAATGGTGCTCTTGTTTGAATACCATTGATGAGAATGATGTTGATAAAAGTAAGGTAAGGAAAGCAGCTTCTAGGGTGGATTCGCATGATAATTATTTGTACTGTCCAGCAGCCAAGGACATTCAGCATGAGGATTTGAAGCACTTCCGCTGGCATTGGCTTAAAGGCGAACCTGTGATTGTCAGTAATGTGCTGGAAACTACCTCAGGACTGAGCTGGGAACCACTGGTTATGTGGCGTGCTTGCCGCCAGACTAAAAATCTCAACCATCCACTTCTTTTAGATGTGATTGCAATTAACTGCTTGGATTGGTGTGAG GTTGATGTTAATCTCCACCGGttttttaatgaatatatgAAGCTTCAATTTGATAGTAATGGGTGGCCTATAATTCTGAAGTTGAAAGATTGGCCTCCATCTGATTTATTTGAGGAGCGGTTACCTCGTCATGGTGCTGAGTTTGAAAACTGCCTGCCTTTCAAGGCATATACAGATCCTAGGAATGGGTATCTAAATCTTGCTGTCAAGTTGCCGAAAGAGTCCTTAAAACCAGACATGGGACCAAAGACATATATAGCTTACGGAGTTCATCAGGAGCTGGGGCGTGGAGATTCTGTAACCAAGTTGCACTGCGATATGTCTGATGCT GTCAATGTCTTAACACATGCTCATGGAACAATCCTAGAACCTGAGCAACTTTCAGCTATTAAAGAGCTGAAAATGAAACATGCTATCCAGGATCAGAAAGAGCTACTGAAGCCTGACGAGCTGGAAAAAAGTGAGAATGGAATTCAAAAGTTGAACGAGGAAAGTTCTCAGAAGCGTAAAAGAGGAAGACCTGTGAGGAATAAAAATGGAACTCAGAAAGGAGGGAATCCCAAGGGAAATGATTGTACTGAGTTTGAAGACTCTGATGGTGGTGCTCTACCTGTGAAGAATAATAATGGAACTCAGAATGGAGGGGATCCCAAGGGAAATG ATTGTGCTGAGTTTGAAGAATCTGATGGTGGTGCTCTCTGGGACATCTTTAGAAGGGAAGATGTCCCTAAGTTGGAAGAGTATCTAAGGAAGCACTTCGAGGAGTTCAGGCATATTTATTGTTGCCAAGTGCCAGGG GTTGTTCACCCAATACATGATCAAAGTTTTTACTTGACTGTTGAACACAAGAAAAAGCTGAAAGAAGAATATG GGGTTGAACCATGGACGTTCGTTCAAAATTTAGGGGATGCTGTTTTTATACCAGCAGGTTGCCCTCATCAAGTTAGAAATTTGAAG TCATGCATAAAAGTTGCAGTTGACTTTGTTTCGCCTGAAAATGTTTCCGAATGTGTGAGATTGACGGAGGTATTCCGCACACTTCCCCCAAATCACAGGGCAAAAGAAGATAAACTGGAG GTGAAGAAAATGACGATTCATGCAGTGAAAAATGCTGTGGAAGTTTTAACAGGGCCCAAAAAATGTGTAAAAAACTCT GAAAAGCCGATGAATGAATCTGAAACCAGCTAA
- the LOC116029499 gene encoding lysine-specific demethylase JMJ25-like isoform X1 — protein sequence MEESEGQLRRCCSNEAMAEIGDLTPSLTKSRPADGEEIGITDAKGAGDSVGGETKTNGVLVNENVSVRSEERVGISIDIVISEENGKMDSLSEEGDLGRENAEVNAVGESGGGATLEQKKPNRKRGRPPKKGKEQKQPCKRGRPAKNCNRAEEGGDPNESNCAEPMLECGKEDIETGIMGDEKEDPLSSDKDKGNRSARRKSSQIAIEKMGKLKEQMVEWEEAEKYGRRRKNRKIEVVEGSQDEGSGEVGARTLRQRKAKNEDAVSKPRIRKDEDGNEIESNMCHQCQRNDKGRVVRCTNCRTKRYCVPCMTRWYPGMSEEAFAEKCPVCLQNCNCKACLRLEGPIRELKEKKFEVSKEEQDQYSKYILQVLLPFLRQFKAEQIMEKEIEAKIQGVAFSELKLKKAKCAENERMYCDNCKTSIFDFHRSCSNCSYDLCLTCSQELRSGHLKWNKEVVMQYVDKGLAYMHGEISRTNERKKSKRFVETNSVDFAQKSCDNDNTLDPSKSSSGFCHTWKSEESGRIPCPPENMGGCNGGALELKHLLGQNYISSLLAKAEEVMKKTKLDDMPECSQQWCSCLNTIDENDVDKSKVRKAASRVDSHDNYLYCPAAKDIQHEDLKHFRWHWLKGEPVIVSNVLETTSGLSWEPLVMWRACRQTKNLNHPLLLDVIAINCLDWCEVDVNLHRFFNEYMKLQFDSNGWPIILKLKDWPPSDLFEERLPRHGAEFENCLPFKAYTDPRNGYLNLAVKLPKESLKPDMGPKTYIAYGVHQELGRGDSVTKLHCDMSDAVNVLTHAHGTILEPEQLSAIKELKMKHAIQDQKELLKPDELEKSENGIQKLNEESSQKRKRGRPVRNKNGTQKGGNPKGNDCTEFEDSDGGALPVKNNNGTQNGGDPKGNGCAEFEESDGGALPVKNNNGTQHGGDPQGNVCAEFEESDGGALPVKNNNGTQNGGDPKGNDCAEFEESDGGALWDIFRREDVPKLEEYLRKHFEEFRHIYCCQVPGVVHPIHDQSFYLTVEHKKKLKEEYGVEPWTFVQNLGDAVFIPAGCPHQVRNLKSCIKVAVDFVSPENVSECVRLTEVFRTLPPNHRAKEDKLEVKKMTIHAVKNAVEVLTGPKKCVKNSEKPMNESETS from the exons ATGGAGGAATCTGAAGGCCAGCTGAGGCGGTGCTGTTCGAACGAGGCGATGGCGGAGATCGGAGATTTGACGCCGTCGTTGACGAAGAGTCGGCCGGCGGATGGTGAGGAAATCGGTATTACTGATGCGAAGGGGGCCGGCGATTCAGTGGGCGGTGAAACGAAAACGAACGGCGTTTTAGTGAACGAGAATGTTAGTGTTAGGAGCGAAGAGAGGGTAGGTATCTCGATTGATATAGTGATCAGTGAGGAGAATGGTAAGATGGATTCTCTCTCGGAGGAGGGAGATTTGGGGAGGGAGAATGCGGAGGTAAATGCAGTGGGGGAAAGCGGCGGAGGCGCTACCTTGGAGCAGAAGAAACCAAATCGTAAGAGAGGAAGACCACCAAAGAAGGGAAAGGAGCAGAAGCAGCCCTGTAAAAGAGGAAGGCCTGCGAAGAATTGTAATAGAGCCGAGGAGGGAGGGGATCCCAATGAAAGTAATTGTGCCGAGCCAATGCTGGAGTGTGGAAAAGAAGATATTGAAACTGGAATTATGGGGGATGAAAAAGAAGATCCGTTAAGTTCTGACAAGGATAAGGGCAATCGGAGTGCAAGGAGGAAATCAAGTCAGATAGCAATCGAGAAGATGGGGAAACTTAAGGAGCAAATGGTGGAGTGGGAAGAAGCAGAAAAATATGGGAGAAGGAGGAAAAATAGAAAGATAGAGGTGGTTGAGGGTTCACAGGATGAGGGAAGTGGTGAAGTGGGTGCGCGCACCCTTCGACAGAGGAAAGCTAAGAATGAGGATGCTGTATCTAAGCCAAGGATCAGGAAGGATGAAGAT GGGAATGAGATTGAATCAAATATGTGCCACCAATGCCAGAGGAATGACAAAGGAAGAGTTGTTCGTTGTACAAACTGCAGGACAAAGAGATATTGTGTGCCTTGCATGACCAGATG GTATCCTGGTATGTCAGAGGAGGCTTTTGCAGAAAAGTGCCCTGTTTGTCTCCAAAACTGCAACTGCAAAGCATGCTTGCGGTTGGAAGGGCCTATACGT gaattgaaagaaaaaaaatttgaagtcAGCAAAGAGGAGCAGGATCAGTACTCTAAGTATATCTTGCAAGTGCTTCTACCTTTCTTGAGACAATTCAAAGCAGAGCAAATAATGGAGAAGGAGATTGAAGCAAAGATTCAAG GAGTTGCCTTTTCTGAATTAAAGCTGAAAAAAGCAAAGTGCGCAGAGAACGAAAGGATGTACTG TGACAACTGCAAAACATCAATTTTTGATTTTCACAGAAGCTGCTCAAACTGTTCCTATGATCTATGCCTTACTTGTTCCCAAGAGCTTAGGAGTGGCCATTTGAAGTGGAATAAAGAAGTCGTTATGCAATATGTTGATAAAGGTCTAGCTTATATGCATGGTGAAATCAGTAGAACtaatgagagaaaaaagagCAAGAGATTTGTAGAGACTAATTCTGTTGATTTTGCTCAAAAATCCTGCGACAATGATAACACACTTGATCCATCAAAGAGCTCTAGTGGTTTCTGTCATACATGGAAATCTGAAGAAAGTGGTAGAATTCCTTGTCCACCGGAGAACATGGGTGGTTGTAATGGGGGAGCTTTAGAACTAAAACACTTACTTGGGCAGAATTATATTTCTAGCTTGCTAGCAAAAGCAGAAGAAGTAATGAAGAAAACCAAATTAGATGATATGCCAGAGTGTTCTCAGCAATGGTGCTCTTGTTTGAATACCATTGATGAGAATGATGTTGATAAAAGTAAGGTAAGGAAAGCAGCTTCTAGGGTGGATTCGCATGATAATTATTTGTACTGTCCAGCAGCCAAGGACATTCAGCATGAGGATTTGAAGCACTTCCGCTGGCATTGGCTTAAAGGCGAACCTGTGATTGTCAGTAATGTGCTGGAAACTACCTCAGGACTGAGCTGGGAACCACTGGTTATGTGGCGTGCTTGCCGCCAGACTAAAAATCTCAACCATCCACTTCTTTTAGATGTGATTGCAATTAACTGCTTGGATTGGTGTGAG GTTGATGTTAATCTCCACCGGttttttaatgaatatatgAAGCTTCAATTTGATAGTAATGGGTGGCCTATAATTCTGAAGTTGAAAGATTGGCCTCCATCTGATTTATTTGAGGAGCGGTTACCTCGTCATGGTGCTGAGTTTGAAAACTGCCTGCCTTTCAAGGCATATACAGATCCTAGGAATGGGTATCTAAATCTTGCTGTCAAGTTGCCGAAAGAGTCCTTAAAACCAGACATGGGACCAAAGACATATATAGCTTACGGAGTTCATCAGGAGCTGGGGCGTGGAGATTCTGTAACCAAGTTGCACTGCGATATGTCTGATGCT GTCAATGTCTTAACACATGCTCATGGAACAATCCTAGAACCTGAGCAACTTTCAGCTATTAAAGAGCTGAAAATGAAACATGCTATCCAGGATCAGAAAGAGCTACTGAAGCCTGACGAGCTGGAAAAAAGTGAGAATGGAATTCAAAAGTTGAACGAGGAAAGTTCTCAGAAGCGTAAAAGAGGAAGACCTGTGAGGAATAAAAATGGAACTCAGAAAGGAGGGAATCCCAAGGGAAATGATTGTACTGAGTTTGAAGACTCTGATGGTGGTGCTCTACCTGTGAAGAATAATAATGGAACTCAGAATGGAGGGGATCCCAAGGGAAATGGTTGTGCTGAGTTTGAAGAATCTGATGGTGGTGCTCTACCTGTGAAGAATAATAATGGAACTCAGCATGGAGGGGATCCCCAGGGAAATGTTTGTGCTGAGTTTGAAGAATCTGATGGTGGTGCTCTACCTGTGAAGAATAATAATGGAACTCAGAATGGAGGGGATCCCAAGGGAAATGATTGTGCTGAGTTTGAAGAATCTGATGGTGGTGCTCTCTGGGACATCTTTAGAAGGGAAGATGTCCCTAAGTTGGAAGAGTATCTAAGGAAGCACTTCGAGGAGTTCAGGCATATTTATTGTTGCCAAGTGCCAGGG GTTGTTCACCCAATACATGATCAAAGTTTTTACTTGACTGTTGAACACAAGAAAAAGCTGAAAGAAGAATATG GGGTTGAACCATGGACGTTCGTTCAAAATTTAGGGGATGCTGTTTTTATACCAGCAGGTTGCCCTCATCAAGTTAGAAATTTGAAG TCATGCATAAAAGTTGCAGTTGACTTTGTTTCGCCTGAAAATGTTTCCGAATGTGTGAGATTGACGGAGGTATTCCGCACACTTCCCCCAAATCACAGGGCAAAAGAAGATAAACTGGAG GTGAAGAAAATGACGATTCATGCAGTGAAAAATGCTGTGGAAGTTTTAACAGGGCCCAAAAAATGTGTAAAAAACTCT GAAAAGCCGATGAATGAATCTGAAACCAGCTAA
- the LOC116012932 gene encoding probable leucine-rich repeat receptor-like protein kinase At1g35710 — protein sequence MPPYKLFLLLTIIRLLSLLLLSCAPNTSTALPLFPPSHHLQVPNEVGALLTWKSSLDLRSQSLLTSWVVGSDTCNWTGIACDGGRSITSLNLTSYGLKGTIRYMSFSSLTHLQVIDLSNNSLHGSISFIKEMSALQKLTTLYLWGNKLSGHIPQEIGMLKSLVNLGLSSNNLTGQIPTIIGNLRNLMTLYLFGNQLSGHIPQEIGLLTSLTDLQLSSNDLTGQIPTSIGNLQNLTILYLWGNKLSGHIPQEIGMLKPLVNLGLSSNNLTGQIPTIIGNLRNLMTLYLFGNQLSGHIPQEIGLLTALTDLQLSSNDLTGQIPTSIGNLQNLTSLYLWGNKLSGHIPQEIGMLKPLVNLGLSSNNLTGQIPTIIGNLRNLMTLYLFGNQLSGHIPQEIGLLTALTDLQLSSNDLTGQIPTSIGNLQNLTSLYLWGNKLSGHIPQEIGMLKPLVNLGLSSNNLTGQIPTIIGNLRNLMTLYLFGNQLSGHIPQEIGLLTALTDLQLSSNDLTGQIPTSIGNLQNLTSLYLWGNKLSGHIPQEIGMLKPLVNLGLSSNNLTGQIPTIIGNLRNLMTLYLFGNQLSGHIPQEIGSNPYFNRKLAKFNKPLSMGE from the exons ATGCCTCCTTACAAACTATTCCTACTCCTTACTATTATACGCCTCCTTTCCCTTCTTCTCCTTTCATGTGCCCCCAATACTTCAACCGCCCTTCCTTTATTTCCTCCAAGCCATCACTTGCAAGTTCCAAATGAAGTAGGAGCTCTTTTAACATGGAAGTCAAGCCTTGACCTTAGAAGCCAATCCCTACTCACATCATGGGTTGTTGGTAGCGATACTTGCAATTGGACCGGTATCGCTTGCGATGGTGGCCGAAGCATTACAAGCCTAAACCTTACAAGTTATGGGTTAAAAGGTACAATTCGATATATGAGTTTCTCATCCTTAACGCATTTACAAGTCATTGATCTTTCCAACAACTCTCTCCATGGAAGCATTTCTTTTATTAAAGAAATGTCTGCCTTACAAAAATTAACAACCCTTTATCTTTGGGGGAATAAACTTTCAGGCCATattcctcaagaaattgggATGTTAAAGTCTCTTGTTAATTTGGGATTATCCTCAAATAATCTCACAGGTCAAATCCCTACTATAATTGGAAACTTGAGAAATTTGATGACCCTTTATCTCTTTGGGAACCAACTTTCAGGCCATattcctcaagaaattgggtTGTTAACATCTCTTACTGATTTACAATTGAGTTCAAATGATCTAACAGGTCAAATCCCTACTTCAATCGGAAACTTGCAAAATTTAACAATCCTTTATCTATGGGGGAATAAACTTTCAGGCCATattcctcaagaaattgggATGTTAAAGCCTCTTGTTAATTTGGGATTATCCTCAAATAATCTCACAGGTCAAATCCCTACTATAATTGGAAACTTGAGAAATTTGATGACCCTTTATCTCTTTGGGAACCAACTTTCAGGCCATattcctcaagaaattgggtTGTTAACAGCTCTTACTGATTTACAATTGAGTTCAAATGATCTAACAGGTCAAATCCCTACTTCAATCGGAAACTTGCAAAATTTAACAAGCCTTTATCTATGGGGGAATAAACTTTCAGGCCATattcctcaagaaattgggATGTTAAAGCCTCTTGTTAATTTGGGATTATCCTCAAATAATCTCACAGGTCAAATCCCTACTATAATTGGAAACTTGAGAAATTTGATGACCCTTTATCTCTTTGGGAACCAACTTTCAGGCCATattcctcaagaaattgggtTGTTAACAGCTCTTACTGATTTACAATTGAGTTCAAATGATCTAACAGGTCAAATCCCTACTTCAATCGGAAACTTGCAAAATTTAACAAGCCTTTATCTATGGGGGAATAAACTTTCAGGCCATattcctcaagaaattgggATGTTAAAGCCTCTTGTTAATTTGGGATTATCCTCAAATAATCTCACAGGTCAAATCCCTACTATAATTGGAAACTTGAGAAATTTGATGACCCTTTATCTCTTTGGGAACCAACTTTCAGGCCATattcctcaagaaattgggtTGTTAACAGCTCTTACTGATTTACAATTGAGTTCAAATGATCTAACAGGTCAAATCCCTACTTCAATCGGAAACTTGCAAAATTTAACAAGCCTTTATCTATGGGGGAATAAACTTTCAGGCCATattcctcaagaaattgggATGTTAAAGCCTCTTGTTAATTTGGGATTATCCTCAAATAATCTCACAGGTCAAATCCCTACTATAATTGGAAACTTGAGAAATTTGATGACCCTTTATCTCTTTGGGAACCAACTTTCAGGCCATattcctcaagaaattgg GTCAAATCCCTACTTCAATCGGAAACTTGCAAAATTTAACAAGCCTTTATCTATGGGGGAATAA